In a genomic window of Urocitellus parryii isolate mUroPar1 chromosome 11, mUroPar1.hap1, whole genome shotgun sequence:
- the Prpf3 gene encoding U4/U6 small nuclear ribonucleoprotein Prp3 isoform X2, translating to MLTKLQIKQMMEAATRQIEERKKQLSFISPPTPQPKTPSSSQPERLPIGNTIQPSQAATFMNDAIEKARKAAELQARIQAQLALKPGLIGNANMVGLANLHAMGIAPPKVELKDQTKPTPLILDEQGRTVDATGKEIELTHRMPTLKANIRAVKREQFKQQLKEKPSEDMESNTFFDPRVSIAPSQRQRRTFKFHDKGKFEKIAQRLRTKAQLEKLQAEISQAARKTGIHTSTRLALIAPKKELKEGDIPEIEWWDSYIIPNGFDLTEENPKREDYFGITNLVEHPAQLNPPVDNDTPVTLGVYLTKKEQKKLRRQTRREAQKELQEKVRLGLMPPPEPKVRISNLMRVLGTEAVQDPTKVEAHVRAQMAKRQKAHEEANAARKLTAEQRKVKKIKKLKEDISQGVHISVYRVRNLSNPAKKFKIEANAGQLYLTGVVVLHKDVNVVVVEGGPKAQKKFKRLMLHRIKWDEQTSNTKGDDDEESDEEAVKKTNKCVLVWEGTAKDRSFGEMKFKQCPTENMAREHFKKHGAEHYWDLALSESVLESTD from the exons ATCAAACAGATGATGGAGGCAGCAACACGACAAATCGAGGAGAGGAAAAAACAGCTGAGCTTCATTAGCCCTCCTACACCTCAG CCAAAGACTCCTTCTTCTTCCCAACCAGAACGTCTGCCAATTGGCAACACCATTCAGCCCTCCCAGGCTGCTACTTTCATGAATGATGCCATTGAGAAGGCAAGGAAAGCAGCTGAGCTACAAGCCCGAATCCAAGCCCAGCTGGCACTGAAGCCAGGGCTCATTGGCAATGCCAACATGGTGGGCTTGGCTAATCTCCATGCCATGGGCATTGCTCCTCC GAAAGTAGAGTTAAAAGATCAAACTAAACCTACACCACTGATCCTAGATGAGCAAGGTCGCACTGTAGATGCAACTGGCAAGGAGATTGAGCTGACACACCGCATGCCTACCCTTAAGGCCAATATTCGTGCTGTGAAGAGGGAACAGTTTAAGCAACAGCTAAAAGAAAAGCCATCAGAAGACATGGAGTCCAATACTTTTTTTGACCCCCGAGTTTCAATTGCCCCTTCCCAACGCCAAAGACGAACATTTAAATTTCACGACAAGGGCAAATTTGAGAAGATTGCTCAACGATTACGGACCAAG GCTCAACTGGAGAAGCTACAGGCAGAGATTTCACAGGCTGCTCGAAAAACAGGCATCCATACTTCAACTAGGCTCGCCCTCATTGCTCCTAAGAAAGAGCTAAAGGAAGGCGATATTCCTGAAATTGAGTGGTGGGACTCATACATCATCCCCAATGGCTTCGACCT TACAGAGGAAAATCCGAAGAGAGAAGATTATTTTGGAATCACAAATCTTGTTGAACATCCAGCCCAGCTCAATCCTCCAG TTGACAATGACACACCAGTTACTCTGGGGGTGTATCTCACCAAGAAGGAACAGAAGAAACTGCGGAGGCAAACAAGGAGGGAAGCACAGAAAGAACTCCAAGAGAAAGTCCGGCTGGGCCTGATGCCTCCTCCAGAACCCAAAG TGAGAATTTCTAATTTGATGCGAGTATTAGGGACAGAAGCTGTTCAAGACCCCACAAAGGTAGAAGCCCATGTCAGAGCTCAGATGGCAAAAAGACAGAA AGCGCATGAAGAGGCCAACGCTGCCCGAAAGCTTACAGCAGAACAGAGAAAggtcaagaaaattaaaaagcttaaagAAGACATTTCACAGGGGGTACACATATCTGTATATAG AGTTCGAAATTTGAGCAACCCAGCCAAGAAGTTCAAGATTGAGGCCAATGCTGGGCAACTGTACCTGACAGGGGTGGTGGTACTGCACAAGGATGTCAACGTGGTAGTAGTGGAAGGGG GCCCCAAGGCTCAGAAGAAGTTTAAGCGTCTAATGCTGCATCGGATAAAGTGGGACGAACAGACATCTAACACAAAGGGAGATG ATGATGAAGAATCTGATGAGGAAGCTGTGAAGAAAACCAACAAATGTGTACTAGTCTGGGAG